In one Arachis duranensis cultivar V14167 chromosome 9, aradu.V14167.gnm2.J7QH, whole genome shotgun sequence genomic region, the following are encoded:
- the LOC107464432 gene encoding asparagine--tRNA ligase, cytoplasmic 2 produces the protein MAIIPRQQDPQLQSQPSLLPFKYSHRVLLKTLLDRQDGGRGFAGQRVVVGGWVKTSKEVKKPLPPPAPAASVPHEERFIDREKKGDKDISCVEMLQSRIPLIRSIWEVFGGGGYGRSHAPSRKRIESAPPKPATPPSPPQLSTAYLLITDGSCVASLQVVVESSVAQPSNLLPTGTCILVEGQIERPATEGKHVIELKADKVLHIGTVDVDKYPLSKKRVPLEMLRDFPQFRPRTTTVATVMRIRNALSFATHSFFNGQGFLDVHLPIITTTDCEGFGKLFQVAGLEQKADKQKLSTIHETDGVSLDIVKAAAKEKSNIVETLKRTESNREALAAAVQDLRKTNELVSQLEAIEKKNLKSLSSKDEVVDASRDLFLTVSGRLHLESYACALGNVYSFGPRFQADKTDSAKHASEMWMVEVEMAFSQLRDAMNCASDYFNHLIMYVLETCHEDMKFIAKRIDNACFTRLQQTASGFPEMLSYNEVIDILRKVEDKKFETNFKSGVALTAEHLSYLVDTIYKKPVMIYDYPKEAKPFYCRLNDNGRTVAAFDLVVPKVGTIISGSQNEERINIINSRINELALPREKYEWYLDLHRNGTAKNAGFTLRFDLMVLFITGLTNVRDVIPFPRSYGKANN, from the exons ATGGCCATCATACCTCGTCAACAAGATCCTCAGCTTCAATCTCAACCGTCCCTCCTACCTTTCAAATACTCGCACCGCGTTCTCCTCAAGACGCTCCTGGACCGCCAGGACGGCGGACGGGGTTTCGCAGGCCAGCGCGTCGTGGTTGGCGGTTGGGTGAAGACTTCCAAGGAGGTTAAGAAACCATTACCGCCGCCAGCTCCGGCGGCTTCTGTGCCACACGAAGAGAGGTTTATTGATCGTGAGAAGAAGGGAGATAAGGATATATCGTGCGTTGAGATGCTTCAGTCTCGGATTCCTCTGATTCGATCTATTTGGGAGGTTTTCGGAGGGGGCGGTTACGGGCGTTCGCATGCTCCTTCTCGCAAGAGGATCGAGTCCGCGCCTCCTAAGCCTGCAACTCCGCCGTCGCCGCCGCAGCTTTCTACTGCGTATCTCCTCATCACTGATGGTTCCTGCGTAGCTAGCCTTCAG GTTGTTGTTGAGTCCTCAGTAGCTCAACCCAGCAATCTCTTGCCTACTGGAACCTGTATACTAGTCGAAGGTCAAATAGAAAGACCAGCAACAGAGGGAAAGCATGTTATTGAGCTCAAAGCTGACAAAGTTCTTCACATTGGGACAGTAGATGTTGACAAGTATCCATTATCAAAGAAGAGAGTTCCACTGGAGATGTTAAGGGACTTTCCTCAGTTTCGACCGCGTACAACAACG GTGGCAACTGTCATGCGTATTCGCAATGCTCTGTCGTTTGCAACCCACTCATTTTTCAATGGTCAAGGATTCCTTGATGTGCACTTACCAATTATAACCACCACAGACTGCGAAGGATTTGGCAAATTGTTCCAGGTGGCCGGCCTGGAACAGAAAGCTGACAAGCAGAAGCTTAGTACTATCCATGAGACTGATGGTGTTAGCCTTGATATTGTGAAGGCAGCTGCTAAAGAGAAGAGCAATATAGTTGAAACTTTGAAAAGGACCGAGAGCAATAGGGAAGCTCTGGCTGCTGCAGTTCAAGATCTGCGAAAAACAAATGAACTGGTATCACAGTTGGAAGccatagagaagaaaaatttaaaatccttATCATCGAAGGATGAGGTGGTTGATGCTTCTAGAGATTTGTTCTTGACTGTCTCCGGTCGCTTGCATCTGGAGAGTTATGCATGTGCTCTTGGAAATGTCTACTCCTTTGGACCAAGATTCCAGGCAGATAAAACAGATTCGGCCAAGCATGCTTCAGAAATGTGGATGGTTGAGGTTGAAATGGCTTTTTCGCAGTTGCGG GATGCCATGAATTGTGCTAGTGACTATTTCAATCACCTCATTATGTATGTTTTGGAAACATGCCATGAAGATATGAAGTTTATTGCCAAAAGAATTGACAACGCCTGCTTCACTCGTCTTCAGCAGACTGCGTCAGGTTTTCCTGAAATGCTTTCCTACAATGAAGTCATAGATATTCTAAGAAAG GTTGAAGATAAGAAATTCGAAACAAATTTCAAATCAGGTGTTGCACTCACTGCAGAACACTTAAG CTATCTAGTGGACACCATCTACAAGAAGCCGGTTATGATATACGATTATCCGAAAGAAGCTAAGCCGTTTTACTGTCGCCTGAATGATAATGGAAGAACCGTAGCTGCATTTGATCTGGTTGTGCCAAAG GTTGGAACAATAATTTCAGGTAGCCAGAATGAGGAACgaattaacattataaattcCAG AATCAACGAGTTGGCCTTGCCGCGAGAGAAGTACGAATGGTACCTTGATCTTCACCGAAATGGAACTGCGAAGAACGCTGGTTTCACTCTGCGGTTCGACCTTATGGTCCTCTTCATAACTGGTCTTACCAATGTTAGGGATGTTATCCCTTTCCCAAGAAGCTATGGCAAAGccaacaactaa